In Dromaius novaehollandiae isolate bDroNov1 chromosome 3, bDroNov1.hap1, whole genome shotgun sequence, the following are encoded in one genomic region:
- the GPRC6A gene encoding G-protein coupled receptor family C group 6 member A isoform X2, giving the protein MALVSFLIPCLMISTDIAYSCQNTDDFVGTSSPGDIIIGGLFAVHNEMLHPEEHPIKPVIQSCASFEIQVFLQTLAMIHAIEMVNNSTLLPGVTLGYEIYDTCAEVTKTMASTLRFLSKFNSSKDVVEFKCNYSDYIPRIKAVIGASYSEVSMAVSRLLALQLIPQVSPASSAEILSDKIRFPSFLRTVPSDFYQTRAMAHLIFCAHLEYHDFQMCISSQFQENLLQNAENKHQIWRDDFLIANTEPGFIHSTILAVHAIAHAIKRQCKHRNCKDPSAFTPWELLEELKKVTVLDDDKEIKFDSKGDMNTNYDVFLWKEIDGHMKITTMAEYNPEKGYFIFEDKEKEKEFLDLKNVQSTCSQHCRPGEMKKVTESPHTCCYECVYCPENHYSNQTDMDNCYQCNNRTYWAPVNSATCYRKTIHFLSWTEWFAMFLLLLSALGIALILSISVIFTKNLNTPVVKASGGLTVCYIILFSHFLIFLSTVFFIGEPTELKCKTRQAVFGISFTLCVSCILIKSLKILLAFSFDPKLQNFLKSIYKPIPIVVTCTGIQVIICTFWLIFRTPTVKQNFSIPRAIILECNEGSIVAFGMMLGYIAALAFICFIFAFKGRKLPENYNEAKFITFGMLIYFIAWIVFIPVYATTFGKYVPAVEIIVVLISNYGILCCTFLPKCYVIIYKQETNTKSAFLKMIYTYSSKSAGSVTVSRISLDSKSSSSRVTTSDSCKSEKTSANRNCHFQVPGQRLINGKVLPKSTARTLSRKRLSSI; this is encoded by the exons ATGGCATTAGTTAGCTTTTTGATTCCCTGCCTTATGATCAGCACTGATATTGCCTACTCTTGCCAGAACACTGATGACTTTGTGGGCACCAGTTCTCCAGGAGACATCATTATTGGAGGCTTGTTTGCAGTTCATAATGAAATGCTGCATCCAGAAGAACATCCCATCAAGCCAGTAATTCAGAGTTGTGCTAG CTTTGAAATTCAAGTTTTTCTTCAGACGCTTGCAATGATACATGCTATTGAAATGGTCAACAATTCAACATTGTTACCTGGAGTTACTCTGGGCTATGAAATCTATGATACTTGTGCAGAAGTTACAAAAACCATGGCATCTACTCTGAGGTTCCTGTCTAAATTCAATTCTTCTAAGGATGTTGTAGAATTCAAGTGTAACTATTCAGACTACATACCGAGAATTAAGGCAGTCATTGGAGCCAGCTACTCTGAGGTGTCAATGGCAGTTTCAAGGCTATTGGCTTTGCAACTAATCCCACAG GTCAGTCCTGCATCATCTGCTGAAATCCTCAGTGACAAAATCCGGTTTCCTTCCTTCTTAAGGACTGTCCCCAGTGATTTCTATCAGACAAGAGCAATGGCCCACTTAATCT TTTGTGCACACCTGGAGTACCATGATTTTCAAATGTGTATTTCAAGCCAATTCCAAGAGAATCTGCTGCAAAATGCTGAGAATAAACATCAGATCTGGAGAGACGATTTTTTGATTGCCAACACTGAACCAGGATTTATCCATAGTACTATACTTGCAGTCCATGCCATTGCTCATGCCATTAAGAGGCAATGCAAACACAGAAACTGCAAGGATCCTTCTGCTTTCACTCCCTGGGAG CTCCTTGAAGAACTTAAAAAAGTTACAGTCCTTGATGATGACAAAGAAATCAAGTTTGACTCGAAAGGAGATATGAACACTAATTATGATgtatttctttggaaagaaattgATGGCCATATGAAAATCACCACAATGGCAGAATACAACCcagaaaaaggttattttatcTTTGAGgataaggagaaagaaaaggaatttctgGACTTAAAG AATGTTCAATCAACATGTTCCCAGCATTGCAGACCAGGAGAGATGAAAAAGGTTACAGAAAGTCCACACACTTGCTGCTATGAGTGTGTTTACTGCCCGGAAAACCATTACAGCAATCAAACAG ATATGGATAACTGCTACCAATGCAACAACAGAACTTACTGGGCTCCCGTGAACAGTGCCACGTGCTACAGAAAGACAATCCATTTCCTCAGCTGGACTGAGTGGTTTGCCATGTTTCTACTCCTCCTCTCTGCTTTAGGGATTGCATTGATTTTGTCAATTAGTGTAATATTTACTAAAAACTTGAATACACCAGTTGTAAAAGCATCTGGAGGTTTAACTGTCTGCTATATTATTCTCTTCAGccacttcttaatttttttaagcactgtCTTTTTCATAGGTGAACCCACAGAACTGAAATGTAAAACTAGGCAAGCTGTCTTTGGCATAAGTTTTACACTCTGCGtttcatgtattttaataaaGTCACTAAAAATTTTACTAGCCTTCAGCTTTGATCCCAAGCTACAGAATTTCCTGAAAAGTATATATAAACCTATTCCCATTGTGGTCACCTGCACTGGCATTCAAGTTATCATTTGCACTTTCTGGCTAATATTTAGGACCCCTACTGTGAAACAAAACTTCTCAATTCCAAGAGCAATAATTCTGGAATGCAATGAGGGTTCTATTGTGGCTTTTGGGATGATGTTAGGCTATATAGCTGCTCTCGCTTTCATTTGCTTTATATTTGCCTTTAAAGGTAGGAAGTTACCAGAGAACTACAATGAAGCTAAATTCATAACCTTTGGCATGCTAATTTACTTTATAGCCTGGATTGTATTTATCCCTGTCTATGCAACCACATTTGGCAAATACGTTCCAGCAGTTGAAATCATTGTTGTTTTAATATCCAATTATGGAATTCTCTGTTGTACTTTTCTCCCTAAATGCTATGTCATAATTTATAAgcaagaaacaaatacaaaatctGCCTTTCTCAAGATGATTTACACATATTCTTCTAAGAGTGCAGGCAGTGTTACTGTTAGTCGGATTTCTTTGGATTCAAAGTCTTCCAGCTCCCGAGTTACCACCTCAGACTCATGTAAATCTGAGAAAACCTCTGCAAATAGAAACTGCCATTTTCAAGTGCCTGGGCAGAGATTAATAAATGGGAAAGTTCTTCCTAAAAGTACAGCAAGGACACTGTCCAGGAAAAGACTGTCCAGCATATGA
- the GPRC6A gene encoding G-protein coupled receptor family C group 6 member A isoform X1, whose protein sequence is MALVSFLIPCLMISTDIAYSCQNTDDFVGTSSPGDIIIGGLFAVHNEMLHPEEHPIKPVIQSCASFEIQVFLQTLAMIHAIEMVNNSTLLPGVTLGYEIYDTCAEVTKTMASTLRFLSKFNSSKDVVEFKCNYSDYIPRIKAVIGASYSEVSMAVSRLLALQLIPQVSPASSAEILSDKIRFPSFLRTVPSDFYQTRAMAHLICESGWNWIGVIATDDDNGRFAVESFGVQAMANNICIAFKEMLPAYLSDNTFNAKVNQAIEKIVKENKVNVIVVFMRQFHVLKLFNKAIEKNVNKIWIASDNWSAAVKISTIPNIKQLGTVVGFGFKSGNISPFHDFLRTLHEKPTENNKFLHEYIMLLSVCAHLEYHDFQMCISSQFQENLLQNAENKHQIWRDDFLIANTEPGFIHSTILAVHAIAHAIKRQCKHRNCKDPSAFTPWELLEELKKVTVLDDDKEIKFDSKGDMNTNYDVFLWKEIDGHMKITTMAEYNPEKGYFIFEDKEKEKEFLDLKNVQSTCSQHCRPGEMKKVTESPHTCCYECVYCPENHYSNQTDMDNCYQCNNRTYWAPVNSATCYRKTIHFLSWTEWFAMFLLLLSALGIALILSISVIFTKNLNTPVVKASGGLTVCYIILFSHFLIFLSTVFFIGEPTELKCKTRQAVFGISFTLCVSCILIKSLKILLAFSFDPKLQNFLKSIYKPIPIVVTCTGIQVIICTFWLIFRTPTVKQNFSIPRAIILECNEGSIVAFGMMLGYIAALAFICFIFAFKGRKLPENYNEAKFITFGMLIYFIAWIVFIPVYATTFGKYVPAVEIIVVLISNYGILCCTFLPKCYVIIYKQETNTKSAFLKMIYTYSSKSAGSVTVSRISLDSKSSSSRVTTSDSCKSEKTSANRNCHFQVPGQRLINGKVLPKSTARTLSRKRLSSI, encoded by the exons ATGGCATTAGTTAGCTTTTTGATTCCCTGCCTTATGATCAGCACTGATATTGCCTACTCTTGCCAGAACACTGATGACTTTGTGGGCACCAGTTCTCCAGGAGACATCATTATTGGAGGCTTGTTTGCAGTTCATAATGAAATGCTGCATCCAGAAGAACATCCCATCAAGCCAGTAATTCAGAGTTGTGCTAG CTTTGAAATTCAAGTTTTTCTTCAGACGCTTGCAATGATACATGCTATTGAAATGGTCAACAATTCAACATTGTTACCTGGAGTTACTCTGGGCTATGAAATCTATGATACTTGTGCAGAAGTTACAAAAACCATGGCATCTACTCTGAGGTTCCTGTCTAAATTCAATTCTTCTAAGGATGTTGTAGAATTCAAGTGTAACTATTCAGACTACATACCGAGAATTAAGGCAGTCATTGGAGCCAGCTACTCTGAGGTGTCAATGGCAGTTTCAAGGCTATTGGCTTTGCAACTAATCCCACAG GTCAGTCCTGCATCATCTGCTGAAATCCTCAGTGACAAAATCCGGTTTCCTTCCTTCTTAAGGACTGTCCCCAGTGATTTCTATCAGACAAGAGCAATGGCCCACTTAATCTGTGAGTCTGGGTGGAACTGGATTGGAGTGATAGCCACTGATGATGACAATGGGCGTTTTGCTGTGGAGAGCTTTGGGGTCCAGGCCATGGCAAACAACATTTGTAtagcttttaaagaaatgctgcCTGCCTATCTCTCTGACAACACTTTTAACGCCAAAGTTAATCAAGCAATTGAGAAGATTGtcaaggaaaacaaagtaaatgTTATTGTTGTCTTTATGAGACAATTCCATGTGCTCAAACTATTTAACAAGGCAATTGAGAAGAATGTAAATAAAATTTGGATTGCAAGTGATAATTGGTCAGCTGCAGTCAAAATCAGTACAATTCCCAATATCAAACAGCTGGGAACTGTTGTGGGGTTTGGATTTAAAAGTGGAAACATATCCCCCTttcatgacttcctgagaacccTTCATGAAAAGCCCACTGAGAACAATAAGTTTTTACATGAATATATTATGCTTTTGTCAGTTTGTGCACACCTGGAGTACCATGATTTTCAAATGTGTATTTCAAGCCAATTCCAAGAGAATCTGCTGCAAAATGCTGAGAATAAACATCAGATCTGGAGAGACGATTTTTTGATTGCCAACACTGAACCAGGATTTATCCATAGTACTATACTTGCAGTCCATGCCATTGCTCATGCCATTAAGAGGCAATGCAAACACAGAAACTGCAAGGATCCTTCTGCTTTCACTCCCTGGGAG CTCCTTGAAGAACTTAAAAAAGTTACAGTCCTTGATGATGACAAAGAAATCAAGTTTGACTCGAAAGGAGATATGAACACTAATTATGATgtatttctttggaaagaaattgATGGCCATATGAAAATCACCACAATGGCAGAATACAACCcagaaaaaggttattttatcTTTGAGgataaggagaaagaaaaggaatttctgGACTTAAAG AATGTTCAATCAACATGTTCCCAGCATTGCAGACCAGGAGAGATGAAAAAGGTTACAGAAAGTCCACACACTTGCTGCTATGAGTGTGTTTACTGCCCGGAAAACCATTACAGCAATCAAACAG ATATGGATAACTGCTACCAATGCAACAACAGAACTTACTGGGCTCCCGTGAACAGTGCCACGTGCTACAGAAAGACAATCCATTTCCTCAGCTGGACTGAGTGGTTTGCCATGTTTCTACTCCTCCTCTCTGCTTTAGGGATTGCATTGATTTTGTCAATTAGTGTAATATTTACTAAAAACTTGAATACACCAGTTGTAAAAGCATCTGGAGGTTTAACTGTCTGCTATATTATTCTCTTCAGccacttcttaatttttttaagcactgtCTTTTTCATAGGTGAACCCACAGAACTGAAATGTAAAACTAGGCAAGCTGTCTTTGGCATAAGTTTTACACTCTGCGtttcatgtattttaataaaGTCACTAAAAATTTTACTAGCCTTCAGCTTTGATCCCAAGCTACAGAATTTCCTGAAAAGTATATATAAACCTATTCCCATTGTGGTCACCTGCACTGGCATTCAAGTTATCATTTGCACTTTCTGGCTAATATTTAGGACCCCTACTGTGAAACAAAACTTCTCAATTCCAAGAGCAATAATTCTGGAATGCAATGAGGGTTCTATTGTGGCTTTTGGGATGATGTTAGGCTATATAGCTGCTCTCGCTTTCATTTGCTTTATATTTGCCTTTAAAGGTAGGAAGTTACCAGAGAACTACAATGAAGCTAAATTCATAACCTTTGGCATGCTAATTTACTTTATAGCCTGGATTGTATTTATCCCTGTCTATGCAACCACATTTGGCAAATACGTTCCAGCAGTTGAAATCATTGTTGTTTTAATATCCAATTATGGAATTCTCTGTTGTACTTTTCTCCCTAAATGCTATGTCATAATTTATAAgcaagaaacaaatacaaaatctGCCTTTCTCAAGATGATTTACACATATTCTTCTAAGAGTGCAGGCAGTGTTACTGTTAGTCGGATTTCTTTGGATTCAAAGTCTTCCAGCTCCCGAGTTACCACCTCAGACTCATGTAAATCTGAGAAAACCTCTGCAAATAGAAACTGCCATTTTCAAGTGCCTGGGCAGAGATTAATAAATGGGAAAGTTCTTCCTAAAAGTACAGCAAGGACACTGTCCAGGAAAAGACTGTCCAGCATATGA